A stretch of the Crocinitomicaceae bacterium genome encodes the following:
- a CDS encoding response regulator transcription factor: MKLRALVIDDEDLARKNLTMLLEEYCEDIEVIGEAGNINDARMRIEELNPDVVFLDIRMPSGSEGFDLLESIDKRDFLVVFVTAFKDYALRAFNANAVHYVLKPVDIEDLQQAVEKVKEARSAFKENPENYNTYFESIRNLSQSIDTQGYGHKVAISHTKGIKLIDIEDIIFLEASGNCTMIHFTDGKRYLDTRTLKVYEGILNPAIFYRVHKSHIINLNYLKEYINEDGHFAVMNNGKLIPVARNRVSSFVKTIKSL; the protein is encoded by the coding sequence ATGAAATTACGTGCATTGGTTATTGATGATGAAGATCTGGCCAGAAAAAATCTGACCATGTTACTAGAAGAATATTGTGAAGACATTGAAGTAATAGGTGAAGCCGGCAATATTAACGATGCACGCATGCGCATTGAAGAACTGAATCCTGATGTGGTTTTTCTGGATATCAGAATGCCAAGTGGATCTGAGGGATTTGATTTACTTGAAAGCATTGATAAAAGAGATTTTTTGGTGGTATTTGTCACGGCCTTTAAAGATTACGCACTGCGCGCTTTCAATGCCAATGCCGTTCATTACGTGCTCAAACCGGTTGATATTGAAGATTTGCAGCAAGCCGTTGAAAAAGTAAAAGAAGCAAGATCTGCCTTCAAAGAAAATCCTGAGAATTATAACACCTATTTTGAGTCTATTCGCAATCTTTCACAGTCAATAGACACGCAAGGGTATGGTCATAAAGTAGCCATATCACATACTAAAGGAATCAAGCTAATTGACATAGAAGACATCATATTTCTTGAAGCTTCAGGCAATTGCACCATGATTCATTTTACAGATGGCAAACGCTATTTAGATACACGCACGCTTAAAGTATATGAAGGCATTTTAAATCCAGCCATTTTTTATCGTGTTCACAAATCTCACATCATCAATCTTAACTACCTGAAAGAATACATTAATGAAGACGGTCATTTTGCAGTCATGAACAACGGAAAATTAATTCCGGTTGCGCGCAACCGGGTTTCTTCATTTGTAAAAACAATTAAATCACTTTAG
- a CDS encoding zeta toxin family protein yields MKRLYIIAGPNGAGKTTASYTILPEIFDCTEFVNADEIAKGISPFSPENVSVKAGRIMLERINELLEKENSFAFETTLSTKSYTEFIKKAHQKKFEVILLFLALDSKELALKRVQTRVAEGGHNIPEEAIIRRFKSGLENLFRLYIPIVDQWILVDNSGEKFEFIAEGSRQELIIKNENIWSSIKNKYNGN; encoded by the coding sequence ATGAAACGCCTGTATATAATAGCTGGACCGAATGGAGCAGGAAAAACAACTGCTTCCTATACAATTCTTCCGGAAATTTTTGACTGCACAGAATTCGTAAATGCCGACGAAATTGCGAAAGGAATTTCTCCTTTCAGTCCGGAAAATGTTAGCGTAAAAGCTGGACGAATAATGCTCGAAAGAATAAATGAATTATTGGAAAAAGAAAATTCATTTGCGTTTGAAACTACTCTATCGACAAAAAGCTACACCGAATTCATAAAAAAAGCTCATCAAAAAAAATTCGAAGTAATTTTACTTTTCCTCGCTCTTGACTCGAAGGAACTTGCTTTAAAAAGAGTTCAAACAAGAGTTGCAGAAGGCGGACATAATATTCCTGAGGAAGCAATTATTCGAAGGTTTAAATCAGGCTTAGAGAATCTGTTTCGACTTTACATTCCTATCGTCGACCAATGGATTTTAGTTGACAACTCAGGTGAAAAATTTGAATTCATAGCTGAAGGATCAAGACAAGAATTAATTATTAAAAATGAAAACATTTGGTCATCAATAAAAAACAAATACAATGGGAATTAA
- a CDS encoding MFS transporter — protein MKRLPRDFWLLCASTLIFVLSFNLILPELNHFLELIGEGENKWAVLLPWTISAMLLRPLSGKMSDVVGRKFVIYFGLIVNIGIAFFYPVISALSLFFLVRLIHGFSVGFQPTGASTLAADLIPEDMRGEAMGFFSIAISLGFGLGSFLGYPIKEWLGLDGLFYSVAFFGLIATLITLPVKETQARKKQFKLTDVIPRPDEIIAPEVFVPAIIMTLITVCTGFYFLLIPEISLHLEVENKGLFFTTHMLSGLVVRYLAGRLSDRIGRRKALLLGVFIFACATTLMIFVQSVALFFICGFLYGIGTAIISPTTMAWATDLSIPTKKGRGLGTLWMGLEFGLMVGTYFGMLLYQNDMNQVPLIFTIAAVILFLIAFYLATFGKKARVRYEEPLEIHE, from the coding sequence ATGAAACGGCTCCCGCGTGATTTTTGGTTGCTTTGCGCCTCAACACTCATCTTTGTTCTCAGCTTTAATTTGATTCTGCCAGAACTGAATCATTTTCTTGAACTAATTGGCGAAGGTGAAAATAAATGGGCTGTACTGCTACCCTGGACAATTTCAGCCATGTTGCTTAGACCCTTGAGTGGAAAAATGTCAGATGTAGTTGGTCGTAAATTTGTTATCTATTTTGGATTGATCGTCAATATCGGTATCGCATTTTTTTACCCTGTGATAAGCGCTCTATCTCTGTTTTTTCTTGTACGATTAATTCATGGATTTTCTGTTGGATTTCAACCCACAGGTGCATCCACCCTTGCGGCTGATCTTATACCTGAAGACATGCGGGGTGAAGCCATGGGATTTTTTTCCATTGCCATTTCACTTGGTTTTGGATTAGGTTCATTTTTAGGTTATCCCATCAAAGAGTGGTTAGGTTTGGACGGATTATTTTACAGTGTTGCATTCTTTGGATTAATTGCAACGCTCATCACCTTGCCGGTCAAAGAAACACAAGCCAGAAAAAAACAATTCAAATTAACAGATGTTATTCCACGTCCTGACGAAATTATTGCACCGGAGGTATTTGTTCCGGCAATTATTATGACCTTGATTACTGTGTGTACAGGATTTTATTTTTTATTAATTCCAGAAATTTCACTGCATCTTGAAGTAGAAAATAAAGGACTATTTTTTACTACCCACATGCTAAGCGGTTTGGTGGTGCGCTATCTTGCGGGCAGATTGTCAGATCGTATTGGACGCAGAAAAGCGCTGCTATTAGGCGTATTCATCTTTGCCTGCGCTACAACTCTGATGATTTTTGTGCAGAGTGTCGCACTCTTTTTTATCTGTGGATTTTTATACGGAATAGGTACAGCAATTATATCACCTACCACCATGGCTTGGGCAACTGATTTATCAATACCAACTAAAAAAGGCCGCGGACTTGGGACACTTTGGATGGGCTTAGAATTTGGATTAATGGTTGGAACTTATTTCGGCATGCTGCTTTATCAAAACGACATGAATCAGGTTCCGCTCATTTTTACTATTGCTGCTGTCATCTTATTTCTCATTGCATTCTATCTGGCAACTTTTGGAAAAAAGGCACGCGTGCGCTATGAAGAGCCTCTTGAAATTCATGAGTGA
- a CDS encoding histidine kinase: MRFLVLVSFIYTAQVFAQRFNFVNYSLEEGLPQSQVSDICQDRYGYLWIGTETGLSRFDGINFTSFSTEDGLPDNEIDKLYTDESGNIWIATPKGISKKTAEGFTSWFFSDSANVEYRVNDLIFFQDQLYLACDEGLLLFQADTFKLITQGFEQAGQLRALANENDSILYCGSKNGLYTFDEIEGKTLHHAILDSINISDIEFREDELIIATYGKGVYFFNTKTQEINSPKLPLNRIRNICVTSGSVLCATKNGAIELTQDAIYHYNIGNGLIFENIRSVFIDRESNLWLGTDGKGLLKLTGKSVLSYTRTDGLSSDAVMSISQDREGKFYFGTYDAGVTIWTPTGDSASAIQINTELKNSTIWITQTDHHNRCWVGSSSGIDLIENGKIIENKITQQISSKVRSILHVHDSLTFVGGSAGVYCIKEENVKNLFPDLKLDVNKLLLHHEKIYIASTTGLFIFDLSDESNYEFISLPENNVKTITSDSQGNIWIGTNSSGLFVLLPTGKILPFELDANDTKSRTVLGLLLSTNQNIWVSTLNGVYQIVFDQETSSAFKIFHFGRPEGLITLECNQNAIYEDHHHFIWVGTSEGLVRINPSQNDELFHFRRPELVFTGMRLFMEKFDYNQYKTTLDERSGIPTTITLPYNKNHLTFDFIGINLKDPKGVKYQYRLLGAEEDWSPVTSNNYATYSFIAHGEYDFEVRATNASGEWSEINRMHVIITAPFWKTWWFISLSILCGLIILLAIYNARIRSIEQRQENEKLGIKNRLLFLEQQSLNASMNRHFIFNSLNSIQYFINSSNKLAANKYLTSFAKLIRKNLDSSQADNFIVTLKEEIERIELYLSLEKMRFEGKFEYEIDLEDEIDAESIEIPSMILQPFVENSIIHGVLPINRKGHIKLRIYLEFDSLVFEVTDDGIGIDNSLAQKKARKSDDAHESMGMEITNRRIELLRKLTGENLMIIGPFQLNNESGECLGTKVIIKVHVDNQEKD; this comes from the coding sequence GTGCGATTTCTTGTTTTAGTATCGTTTATTTATACCGCGCAAGTTTTTGCGCAACGCTTTAATTTTGTCAATTATTCGCTTGAAGAAGGTTTGCCGCAATCACAAGTATCAGATATTTGTCAAGATCGGTATGGCTATTTGTGGATAGGAACAGAAACCGGTTTAAGTAGATTTGACGGAATTAATTTCACCAGCTTTTCAACTGAAGATGGTTTGCCGGATAACGAAATAGACAAACTCTACACCGATGAATCAGGCAATATTTGGATAGCCACACCCAAAGGAATTTCTAAAAAAACTGCTGAAGGTTTTACCTCTTGGTTTTTTTCTGATTCAGCAAATGTTGAATATCGCGTCAATGACTTAATATTTTTTCAAGATCAACTTTATCTTGCATGTGATGAGGGGTTATTATTATTTCAGGCAGATACGTTTAAGCTCATCACACAAGGATTTGAGCAGGCAGGACAATTGCGTGCATTAGCCAATGAAAATGACAGCATCTTATATTGCGGATCAAAAAACGGTCTGTACACGTTTGATGAAATTGAAGGAAAAACGCTTCATCATGCCATACTTGATTCAATTAATATAAGTGATATAGAATTTAGAGAAGATGAACTCATCATTGCTACGTATGGAAAAGGCGTTTACTTCTTTAATACCAAAACCCAAGAAATCAATAGCCCAAAATTACCCTTGAATCGCATCAGGAACATCTGTGTGACATCAGGTTCAGTTTTGTGCGCAACAAAAAACGGAGCCATAGAATTAACGCAAGATGCAATTTATCACTACAACATTGGAAACGGTTTAATTTTTGAAAATATCCGAAGTGTATTTATTGATCGTGAGTCTAATCTTTGGTTAGGTACAGATGGAAAAGGTTTACTCAAATTAACCGGAAAATCAGTATTGTCATATACACGCACTGACGGCTTAAGTAGTGACGCTGTTATGAGCATTTCACAAGACAGAGAAGGTAAATTTTATTTTGGAACCTATGATGCCGGTGTGACTATTTGGACACCAACAGGAGATAGTGCTTCTGCCATTCAAATCAATACTGAATTAAAAAATTCAACCATCTGGATTACGCAAACAGATCACCATAACAGATGTTGGGTTGGCTCATCAAGCGGTATTGATTTGATTGAAAACGGAAAGATAATTGAGAATAAAATCACGCAACAAATCAGCTCTAAAGTCAGATCTATTCTACATGTTCATGATTCACTAACCTTTGTGGGCGGATCAGCAGGCGTGTATTGTATAAAGGAAGAAAATGTAAAAAATTTATTCCCGGATCTCAAACTGGATGTAAACAAACTCTTATTGCATCATGAGAAAATATATATAGCATCAACAACGGGCTTGTTCATTTTTGATTTAAGTGATGAATCTAATTATGAATTTATTTCTCTTCCAGAAAATAATGTCAAAACAATTACAAGCGATAGCCAGGGAAATATTTGGATTGGCACCAATAGTTCAGGTTTGTTTGTTCTATTACCTACCGGAAAAATTTTGCCCTTTGAATTAGATGCTAATGACACCAAGTCACGCACTGTGCTGGGCTTACTTTTGTCAACTAATCAAAACATTTGGGTGAGTACATTAAACGGTGTCTATCAAATTGTTTTTGATCAAGAAACTTCATCTGCATTTAAGATATTTCATTTTGGTAGACCAGAAGGTTTAATTACCCTAGAGTGTAACCAGAATGCAATTTATGAAGATCATCATCATTTTATTTGGGTAGGAACTTCAGAAGGACTTGTAAGAATTAACCCTTCTCAAAATGACGAACTTTTTCATTTTAGAAGACCAGAACTTGTATTTACCGGCATGCGATTATTCATGGAAAAATTTGATTACAATCAATACAAAACAACATTGGATGAACGGTCTGGCATTCCAACTACCATTACGCTTCCCTACAATAAAAATCACCTGACGTTTGACTTTATTGGCATCAATCTCAAAGACCCAAAAGGTGTAAAATATCAATACCGTTTGTTAGGTGCTGAAGAGGATTGGTCACCTGTCACCTCAAACAATTATGCCACTTACTCATTCATTGCACACGGTGAGTATGATTTTGAAGTGCGCGCCACCAACGCATCAGGAGAATGGTCAGAAATAAACCGAATGCACGTCATCATCACTGCTCCGTTTTGGAAAACATGGTGGTTTATATCATTGAGTATTCTTTGCGGACTAATCATTTTATTGGCTATCTACAATGCGCGCATTCGGTCAATAGAACAACGACAAGAAAACGAAAAACTGGGAATAAAAAATAGATTATTATTTCTTGAACAACAATCACTCAATGCAAGTATGAACCGACATTTTATTTTCAACTCATTGAACTCAATTCAATACTTCATCAACAGTTCAAATAAATTGGCGGCAAATAAATACCTGACCAGCTTTGCAAAACTTATCAGAAAAAATTTGGACAGTTCGCAGGCAGATAATTTTATTGTGACACTCAAAGAAGAAATTGAACGCATAGAATTGTATTTGTCATTAGAAAAAATGCGTTTTGAAGGCAAGTTTGAATATGAAATTGATTTGGAAGATGAGATAGATGCAGAAAGCATAGAAATACCATCCATGATATTGCAACCTTTTGTTGAGAACAGTATTATCCATGGAGTATTACCAATCAACCGCAAAGGTCACATCAAACTGAGAATTTACCTTGAATTTGATTCTTTGGTTTTTGAAGTTACCGATGATGGTATTGGTATAGACAATAGTCTTGCGCAAAAAAAAGCAAGAAAATCTGATGATGCGCATGAATCAATGGGCATGGAGATAACCAATCGCAGAATAGAACTATTGCGCAAACTAACCGGTGAAAACCTGATGATTATTGGTCCGTTTCAACTCAATAATGAATCAGGAGAATGCCTTGGAACCAAGGTAATCATTAAGGTTCACGTAGATAATCAAGAAAAAGATTAA
- a CDS encoding homogentisate 1,2-dioxygenase: MPRYHTLGKIPAKRHTVFRSADGKLYHEELFGTLGFSGMSSLIYHLNPPTIVTEPVKSYSVAPKIAIEKNMKALSFKGFSLKPEKDFLESRKTLFVNTSLHIGLAAPESFSKDYFYKNADADEMLFIHQGEGFLKTMYGEIPFKYGDYLVIPRGTVYRLDFNTTQNRLLFIESFAPIFTPDRYRNNYGQFLEHSPFCERDIRVPQNLKTHDEKGSFHVKIKKQGMMWEYVYGRHPFDAVGWDGFNYPYAFSIFDFEPITGRIHMPPPIHQTFESAGFVVCSFVPRLYDYHPDAIPAPYHHSNVDSDELLYYVDGDFMSRNNIEKGQLTLHPGGVPHGPHPGAIERSIGKKETQELAVMIDPFAPMSITEDAIALEVSDYYKSWMIE; the protein is encoded by the coding sequence ATGCCCAGATATCATACGCTTGGAAAAATTCCGGCAAAACGACATACTGTATTCCGCAGCGCAGACGGAAAATTATACCACGAAGAACTATTCGGTACCCTTGGTTTTTCAGGTATGTCATCTTTAATTTATCACCTTAATCCGCCAACCATAGTTACAGAGCCGGTGAAAAGTTATTCTGTTGCACCTAAAATTGCCATTGAAAAAAACATGAAGGCGCTCAGCTTTAAAGGTTTTTCTCTTAAGCCGGAGAAAGATTTCCTTGAAAGCCGCAAAACACTTTTTGTAAACACTTCACTTCACATTGGATTAGCCGCCCCTGAAAGTTTTAGTAAAGATTATTTTTACAAAAACGCTGATGCAGATGAAATGCTTTTTATTCATCAGGGCGAAGGTTTTCTCAAAACCATGTATGGTGAAATACCTTTTAAATACGGAGACTACTTGGTTATTCCTCGCGGTACAGTTTACCGTTTGGATTTCAATACTACGCAAAACCGACTACTTTTTATAGAATCATTTGCCCCAATATTTACTCCTGATCGTTACCGGAATAATTACGGACAATTTCTTGAACATTCTCCTTTTTGTGAAAGAGACATTCGCGTTCCACAAAATTTGAAAACTCATGATGAGAAAGGATCATTTCATGTGAAAATAAAAAAGCAAGGCATGATGTGGGAATATGTTTATGGACGCCACCCGTTTGACGCCGTTGGTTGGGATGGTTTTAATTATCCTTACGCGTTTTCTATTTTTGATTTTGAACCCATAACCGGACGCATTCACATGCCTCCACCAATTCATCAAACCTTTGAATCAGCGGGCTTTGTTGTTTGTTCATTTGTTCCGCGTTTGTATGATTATCATCCCGATGCTATACCGGCACCATATCATCACAGCAATGTTGATTCTGATGAATTATTGTATTATGTTGATGGGGATTTTATGAGTAGGAATAATATTGAAAAAGGGCAGTTGACGCTTCATCCCGGAGGTGTGCCTCACGGGCCTCACCCTGGAGCAATTGAAAGAAGTATTGGTAAAAAAGAAACACAAGAATTAGCCGTGATGATTGATCCATTTGCGCCCATGAGCATTACTGAAGATGCCATTGCACTTGAGGTGTCTGATTATTACAAATCATGGATGATAGAATAA
- a CDS encoding cysteine--tRNA ligase codes for MEQQLKIYNTLSGEKEVFKPLVEKHVGMYVCGPTVYNDVHLGNCRTFISFDMIYRYLLHLGFKVRYVRNITDAGHLENDADEGEDKIAQKARLEQLEPMEIVQKYTVGFHQVMDQFNNMPPCIEPTATGHIIEQIEITKTILEKGLAYVSNGSVYFDVEKYNVSGNYGILSGRKTEELISGTRDLDGQSEKRNPLDFALWKKASPSHIMHWPSPWSIGFPGWHLECTAMSTKYLGEQFDIHGGGMDLKFPHHECEIAQGKSSTGKSPVNYWMHANMLTLNGKKMSKSTGNTLLPDELFSGKNNLLSKAFHPMVVRFFMMQAHYRSVLDFSSEALLASEKGFIKLMTAVADLQSLQAGNTSSENVNELIANYYAAMNDDFNTPVLIANLFETVNYINKIKDQKAEISGDDLSKLKAEINALIFDVLGLKEVRDGNDSKLDAVMQIILEIRKNAREQKDWATSDLLRDRLSAIGIQIKDGKEGASYSVS; via the coding sequence ATGGAACAACAATTAAAAATTTACAACACGCTCAGCGGAGAAAAAGAAGTATTCAAACCATTGGTTGAAAAACATGTAGGAATGTATGTGTGTGGTCCTACTGTGTACAACGATGTCCATTTGGGTAATTGTCGGACATTTATTTCGTTTGACATGATCTATAGATATTTGTTACATCTGGGATTTAAAGTGCGATATGTGCGGAATATTACAGATGCCGGACATTTAGAAAATGATGCTGATGAAGGAGAAGATAAAATTGCGCAAAAAGCCAGGTTAGAACAATTAGAACCCATGGAGATTGTTCAAAAATATACTGTAGGTTTTCATCAAGTGATGGATCAATTTAATAATATGCCTCCTTGTATTGAACCCACTGCCACCGGACATATTATTGAACAAATTGAAATTACAAAAACTATTCTTGAAAAAGGATTGGCTTATGTGAGCAATGGTTCTGTTTATTTTGATGTTGAGAAATATAATGTCTCCGGAAACTACGGCATCTTGTCAGGTCGCAAAACAGAAGAGTTGATAAGTGGCACGCGAGATTTGGATGGACAATCTGAAAAAAGAAATCCACTTGATTTTGCCTTGTGGAAAAAAGCATCACCATCACATATCATGCATTGGCCTTCACCGTGGAGTATTGGTTTTCCAGGATGGCATTTGGAATGTACGGCCATGTCAACAAAATATTTAGGAGAGCAGTTTGATATTCATGGTGGTGGTATGGACTTGAAGTTCCCACATCATGAATGTGAAATTGCTCAAGGAAAATCTTCGACCGGAAAATCACCGGTGAATTATTGGATGCATGCAAACATGCTAACGCTGAATGGAAAAAAAATGAGTAAGTCAACCGGCAATACCTTGTTGCCTGATGAGTTGTTCAGCGGAAAAAACAATTTGCTGAGCAAGGCATTTCACCCTATGGTGGTAAGGTTTTTTATGATGCAGGCGCATTACAGAAGTGTTTTGGATTTTTCATCAGAAGCCTTATTGGCATCTGAAAAAGGATTTATTAAATTGATGACAGCGGTTGCAGATTTGCAATCACTTCAGGCAGGGAATACCAGTTCTGAAAACGTGAATGAACTGATCGCAAATTATTATGCTGCCATGAATGATGATTTTAATACCCCGGTGCTGATTGCAAATCTTTTTGAAACGGTGAATTATATCAATAAAATCAAAGATCAAAAAGCAGAAATTTCCGGTGATGATTTATCCAAATTGAAAGCCGAAATCAATGCCCTAATTTTTGATGTACTTGGTCTGAAAGAAGTGCGTGATGGCAATGATTCAAAATTGGATGCCGTGATGCAGATTATTCTTGAGATAAGAAAAAATGCCCGTGAGCAAAAAGATTGGGCAACATCAGATTTACTACGCGACCGATTAAGCGCAATTGGCATTCAAATCAAAGACGGAAAAGAGGGCGCTAGTTATTCGGTTTCGTAA
- a CDS encoding NAD-dependent epimerase/dehydratase family protein, with product MKKILVIGSSGQIGTELVMALRKKFGTDAVVASDVQPPKQAQGEGPFEVLDILDKSRLIEVIQKHQIKEVYLLAALLSATAEKNPAFAWKLNMDGLFHVLDLAKDKVIDKIFWPSSIAVFGPNTPKVNTPQFTVMEPSTVYGISKQAGERWCEYYFLKHGVDVRSIRYPGLISYTSPPGGGTTDYAVDIFYYAKRKEKYTCFLKDNTPLPMMYMEDAIRATIDLMEAPAEKVKIRSSYNIAGVSFTPKDIYEVIKKYVPDFEIAYQPDFRQAIADSWPGSIDDTEAKAHWGWKAKYDLDALAQIMLNHIQG from the coding sequence ATGAAAAAAATTCTTGTAATTGGCTCATCCGGTCAGATAGGTACTGAATTGGTGATGGCGCTAAGAAAAAAATTCGGTACTGATGCTGTAGTGGCGTCCGATGTTCAACCACCAAAGCAGGCTCAAGGCGAAGGCCCGTTTGAAGTTCTTGACATTTTGGATAAATCACGATTGATTGAGGTTATTCAAAAGCATCAAATTAAAGAAGTGTATTTATTGGCGGCCTTGCTTTCTGCTACGGCTGAGAAAAATCCTGCTTTTGCATGGAAATTAAACATGGATGGTTTATTCCACGTGCTTGATTTGGCAAAGGACAAAGTGATTGACAAAATTTTCTGGCCAAGCTCAATTGCTGTTTTTGGTCCAAATACGCCCAAAGTAAACACGCCGCAATTTACTGTAATGGAGCCAAGCACCGTATATGGAATCAGCAAACAAGCAGGAGAACGCTGGTGCGAGTATTATTTTCTAAAACATGGGGTAGATGTACGGTCTATCCGCTATCCGGGCTTGATTTCGTATACCTCGCCTCCTGGTGGTGGTACTACAGATTACGCGGTGGATATCTTCTATTATGCAAAACGCAAAGAAAAATACACGTGCTTCTTGAAAGACAATACCCCGCTGCCCATGATGTATATGGAAGACGCAATACGCGCCACCATTGATTTGATGGAGGCTCCGGCTGAAAAAGTAAAGATTCGTTCGTCGTATAATATTGCCGGTGTATCGTTTACACCTAAAGATATTTATGAGGTGATTAAAAAGTATGTCCCCGACTTTGAGATTGCATATCAACCTGATTTCAGACAGGCAATTGCTGATTCATGGCCTGGAAGTATTGATGACACTGAGGCCAAAGCCCATTGGGGATGGAAAGCTAAGTATGATTTGGACGCTTTGGCACAGATTATGCTTAACCATATTCAGGGATAG
- the hppD gene encoding 4-hydroxyphenylpyruvate dioxygenase yields MSEIKNLQNLQNYEYSLKKEFADAQDFLPLLGTDYVELYVGNAKQSAHFYKTAFGFQSEAYCGLETGVKDRVSYVLKQDKIRLVLTTPLTPGGPINEHINKHGDGVKVIALWVEDATKAWEETTSRGAKSFMQPTREEDANGHVVRSGIHTYGETVHIFVERKNYTGIFLPGYRKWESHYNPSPVGLKYIDHMVGNVGWGEMNQWTEFYAKVMGFAQIVSFDDKDISTDFTALMSKVMSNGNGRIKFPINEPAKGKKKSQIEEYIDFYNGAGCQHIAVATNDIVATVSAMRDRGVEFLYVPDTYYDDLFDRVGKIDEDVELLKKHKILIDRDDEGYLLQLFTKPVVDRPTMFFEIIQRKGAKSFGKGNFKALFESIEREQENRGTL; encoded by the coding sequence ATGTCAGAAATTAAAAACCTTCAAAATCTTCAGAACTACGAGTATTCACTGAAGAAAGAATTTGCAGATGCACAAGATTTTTTGCCCCTGCTTGGTACTGATTATGTTGAGCTATATGTTGGCAACGCAAAACAATCAGCGCACTTTTATAAAACAGCATTTGGTTTTCAGAGTGAAGCCTATTGCGGTTTAGAAACAGGAGTAAAAGATCGCGTATCTTACGTATTAAAACAAGACAAAATCAGGTTGGTATTAACAACCCCTTTAACACCTGGCGGACCAATCAATGAACACATCAACAAACATGGTGATGGTGTAAAAGTAATTGCCTTATGGGTTGAAGATGCAACCAAAGCGTGGGAAGAAACCACCAGCCGTGGAGCAAAATCTTTCATGCAACCAACCCGTGAAGAAGATGCAAACGGACATGTGGTGCGCTCAGGAATTCATACCTACGGAGAAACCGTGCATATTTTTGTTGAAAGAAAAAATTATACCGGCATTTTTCTACCGGGATATCGCAAGTGGGAATCACACTACAATCCATCACCGGTTGGTTTAAAATACATTGACCACATGGTTGGCAACGTAGGTTGGGGAGAAATGAATCAATGGACAGAATTTTATGCTAAAGTGATGGGCTTTGCGCAAATAGTTTCATTTGATGATAAAGACATCTCAACCGACTTCACTGCGCTCATGAGTAAAGTAATGAGTAACGGAAACGGTCGTATTAAATTCCCGATTAACGAACCTGCCAAAGGAAAAAAGAAATCACAAATAGAAGAATACATTGATTTTTACAACGGAGCAGGTTGTCAGCATATCGCTGTTGCTACTAATGATATTGTGGCTACCGTCAGCGCAATGAGAGATCGAGGTGTTGAGTTCTTATATGTGCCTGACACGTATTATGATGATTTATTTGACCGAGTTGGGAAAATTGACGAAGACGTGGAACTTCTCAAAAAACATAAAATTCTGATTGACCGTGACGATGAAGGCTATTTGCTACAATTATTCACTAAGCCGGTAGTTGATCGTCCTACCATGTTTTTTGAAATTATTCAGCGCAAAGGAGCCAAATCATTTGGTAAAGGAAATTTTAAAGCCTTGTTTGAATCAATTGAAAGAGAACAGGAAAACAGAGGAACGCTGTAA